In Syntrophotaleaceae bacterium, the DNA window AGCCGGGCCAGTTCCTCGATAATGAACCCGCCAAGGCCGCCGCATCCGATGACCGCCACCCTGCTTCTGAAAAGTTTCAGCTGGTCCTCAAGTGAGATCATGCTGCGGTTTCGCTGATACCGACCAGGAAGGAGGCCGTTTTCCAGCGCCGCTTTTTCGACTGCACGATAGCTCACACCGAAACGGTGAGCGGCAGACTGATGGTCAGCCCAGAGCAACAGTCCATTCTGGGCGCGGTTCTTAAGCCAGGATACCAATTCCGACATCTCACACCTTTCCAACTTATTCAAGGCCAAGAGATCAAAAATGACGTTCGATCCCCTAAGGTTCCTTACCGTAACAATTGAAAAAATCAGTGCAACATGGTCTCAGATCCCGATCCTGAAATCAATCGAATTCAAGCTTGCTGGCTTTCTCCATTTTACACGCCCTCTCCGATGAAACCTGATTTCATTATAGATGGAAATTTGGCAGAAGGGGCTCTCTCTCCTAAATCAGATGCGTTTCCTGCAATTTTTGGAAATAGTGGCGCCGCAAAAACTTTAAGTGTGAAGAGCATTATGTCCCAGGGTCATTGCCCATTGACGCACCATTTGGCAGAATACAAGGAAATACAGAAGGTCAAAATAGAGGGAAAGAATCGAATCGGGCGGTATCGGAATAGGGGTCGATTCTTTTCCTTTCATTAGTTATGATCCAACTACTGGAGTCCTCTCGTTACCGACCCCGATACCGACGCCGACCCGGAAACAAACATGCCTGTTCCGGCATTGGACTTCTCCGCTGTATCCCCAGCAGGAAAGAAAGGGCCTCATGCCACGATTTGAAGAAGCAAGAAAAATAATTCTTGAACGTGTTCCCCTGATGGGCACGGAACGGGTATTCCTCCTTGAGGGGGCCGGAAGGGTTCTTACCCAGGATATCGCCGCCCCTTGGAACATGCCCCGCTGGACCAATTCGGCCATGGACGGCTACGCTGTGCGTGCCTCTGATTGCCAGGGGCGGGCGACCCTGAGCGTTGTCGGCTTTCTTCCCGCCGGTGCCACCGCCGACATGGAACTGCAACCCGGAACAGCCATAAAAATAATGACCGGAGCCCCATTGCCTTTCGGTGCCGATGCCATCGTTCCGGTCGAGGAGACGGAAGAATCCGAACAGAGGGTTACAATCAAAAGCCCGGTCAAAAAAGGGGCTCACATCCGATTGCAGGCCGAGGATGTAAAAGCAGGGGAATGCATCATCCCGTCCGGCACCGTGTTACGTCCGGCCGAAATCGGCATGCTGGCCTCCTTCGGCAAAGTGTTCGTTTCGGTTTTCCGTCGTGTGCGGGTGGCCGTTCTGTCGACGGGGGACGAGCTCGCCGAACTTGGCGAATCGCTGACGGATGAAAAGATCATCAACAGCAATACCCTGGCCCTGGCGGCTGCCCTCAAGGAAATCGGCGCCGATATAACCATGCTCGGCATCGCCAGGGACAACCGGGAAGACCATATCCAGAAAATGCGTGAAGGGCTCAAAGCCGACGTACTCATCACGTCCGCCGGCGTTTCCACCGGGGACCGGGATTATGTCCGGGACGTTCTGGAGGAACTGGGAGCCGAATTCATCTTCAATAAAATCGATATTAAGCCCGGCCGCCCCACGACCTTCGGCCTGATCGGCAAGCAGCCCTTGTTCTGCCTGCCCGGCAATCCGGTTTCGACCATGATCACCTTCGAGGAACTGGTTCGTCCTGCGCTGCTGAAGATGATGGGGCATGAAAGGGTTCTGAAGCCTTTGATCGAGGCCACCCTGCTGACTGATCTGAACAAAAAACGCCTTGGAGTTCTCAACTTCCAGCGGGTCAGTGTCGAAGTCCGCGAAGGAAAATATTATGTCAGCTGCTCCGGCGATCAAAATACAGGAATTTTGAAAACCATGGTCAAGGCGGATGCCCTGGCGCTTCTGCCTGAATCCCGGGATCATTTCAATGCGGGAGACAAGGTGAATATCCATCTGCTTGGAAGCCATGTGGATATGTTGAAAGGATAACAGAACTTTTTCCCAAAATCGGGTGCCCTTTATGCCTTAGTCCTTCCCGTCGCTGCATTTGCTATTCCTTTTGACTTCGCTGCCTTAATCATTATATGGTATACGTCATGTTTATCCGGCGGGGAGGCTCCCCGCTCGATGACCTGTGGCGACAGACCGGTTTCCGCTTCGGCCTCTGATCGGTCCCATCGGTCCTAGAAACATGAACTTCCTCCTCGGAGTCATCGTCCATTTTGGTTGAAGGCCGAACCTTTTTCCGGAATTTCGCTATGGACATCAGTAAATTTGTTGTTCCGGAAATCATCTTCGGAACGGGTGCCCTCCGGCATATCGGGGAAAGTGCGGCCCGTATCGGCGCTTCGAAGGTGCTGGTTGTCTCCGATGCCGGCTTGATCGAGGCCGGCTGGGTCGAAAAAACCCTTCACTTTCTGAACAAGGCGGAGCTGAAATTCGTCGTTTTTTCTTCTGTTTCTTCCAATCCGAAGGATTTCCAGGTCCATGAGGGATTGTCTCTCTACCATTCCTCGAAATGCGACGGGATTATTGCAGTGGGCGGCGGAAGCTGCGCGGATATGGCCAAGGCTATCGCCATGCTGGCGACCAATGACGGTTCTCTTCGCAGTTATGAAGGCATCAACAAGATCTGCAACCCCCTGCCTCCGATGATCGTGGCGCCCTCCACCGCGGGCACCGGCACCGAAGTCACCCAATTTTCCAGGATCACAGACCTTGAGCGCCATTTGAAGATGTCCTTCATCTCCAAATCGCTTATACCAGATATCGCTGTGATCGACCCTGATCTGCTCACCACCGTCACCCCGCAGCTTGCGGCATCAACCGGGATGGATGCCCTGACCCATGCAATTGAAGCCTATGTGTCTCTTGCAGCGACTCCCCTGACCAATCTCCACGCCCTGAATGCCATCGAGCTGATCTTCGCCAATCTCCGTCAGGCAGTGTCCGATCGGGATGACATGAAAGCCAACTCCAACATGGCCCTGGCCAGCCTCAATGCCGGCATCGCCTTTTCCAATGCCATATTCGGCGCCGGCCATGCCATGACCCATCAGGTGGACGGACTCCTCGACACCCATCATGGCGAGACCGATGCCGTGCTCCTGCCCCATGTCATGGAATTCAATCTTCCCAATTGCCGGCGCCAATTCCGGGAGATGGCCGCAGCCATGGGCGAAGAGTCCCTTTCCGGCGAAAACCTTCCCGATGCCGAACAGGCCATTCAGGCCGTGCGACGGCTAGCGGCGGACATCGGTCTGCAGCATACCCTTTCGGATTTCGGATTGACCGAGGAACTGCTGCCCCAATTGATCGAAAACACCATGAAGGACGCCTGTCTACTGACCAACCCCCGGGCGGTGACACCAAACGATCTTTTCGATTTGTTTAGAAGAGCTCTCTAGCACAATCGTCGAGGGGACCATGGATCAGAAGCTCACCGGGCAGAACAAGCTGATCGAGGATTTGACGGGTGTCAACGCCTCCAAACTGAATTATTATGCCGAGCTGAAGAAGCGGAACGAGGAGATCAGCCGTCAAAATGTCCGGCTGGAGATTCTCTATCGCCTGTCCCG includes these proteins:
- a CDS encoding molybdopterin molybdotransferase MoeA; translated protein: MPRFEEARKIILERVPLMGTERVFLLEGAGRVLTQDIAAPWNMPRWTNSAMDGYAVRASDCQGRATLSVVGFLPAGATADMELQPGTAIKIMTGAPLPFGADAIVPVEETEESEQRVTIKSPVKKGAHIRLQAEDVKAGECIIPSGTVLRPAEIGMLASFGKVFVSVFRRVRVAVLSTGDELAELGESLTDEKIINSNTLALAAALKEIGADITMLGIARDNREDHIQKMREGLKADVLITSAGVSTGDRDYVRDVLEELGAEFIFNKIDIKPGRPTTFGLIGKQPLFCLPGNPVSTMITFEELVRPALLKMMGHERVLKPLIEATLLTDLNKKRLGVLNFQRVSVEVREGKYYVSCSGDQNTGILKTMVKADALALLPESRDHFNAGDKVNIHLLGSHVDMLKG
- a CDS encoding iron-containing alcohol dehydrogenase: MDISKFVVPEIIFGTGALRHIGESAARIGASKVLVVSDAGLIEAGWVEKTLHFLNKAELKFVVFSSVSSNPKDFQVHEGLSLYHSSKCDGIIAVGGGSCADMAKAIAMLATNDGSLRSYEGINKICNPLPPMIVAPSTAGTGTEVTQFSRITDLERHLKMSFISKSLIPDIAVIDPDLLTTVTPQLAASTGMDALTHAIEAYVSLAATPLTNLHALNAIELIFANLRQAVSDRDDMKANSNMALASLNAGIAFSNAIFGAGHAMTHQVDGLLDTHHGETDAVLLPHVMEFNLPNCRRQFREMAAAMGEESLSGENLPDAEQAIQAVRRLAADIGLQHTLSDFGLTEELLPQLIENTMKDACLLTNPRAVTPNDLFDLFRRAL